One stretch of Roseibium sp. HPY-6 DNA includes these proteins:
- a CDS encoding alpha/beta fold hydrolase: MSETKKGQDPSKLDDMIAHAYSAILDQDRFDELIFLAEGSISDPRAHRELLRRKRDIESHFETAEKLLSSLKNPAAEPDRPEVTIGSDLSVKSVNDIAQTLLGLSPGVSLEDLPIDDDALTLLRDAITGRLSDWPVIRIPNTDTGKQVLLALSRDETELNSGTWTLSGVDRIWRNGASLAMQSLYGLTPSETDVLSLLVSGYSPSEVADTRKRSVDTVRQQIKSMITKTRSRGTSELIDLARAVAASASRRPSDRHSTENYARLQLQLRDGRQLDYLQQGAPDGKPVVFLHGCLCGNRMPNTAARHFAAEGIRLLSPARPWHGRSDGHDILLLDPKRYAHDLNDMLDQLDIQKVSLVAFDVGSIFALLCLPELQKRISEVLCVSAQPPMRTLQDFASAPPQQKLFAILPRVSVSLLSYMAKLGDKRLKRDGPGGFAQTVFGGAPADLDACRDPHLLDLFWQGHLFHVEEGSESFINDCRFVASDWERQLTPTEVPIHFVHGTQNRSIRPERILAFAERLNARVTLVENAGHSLPFSHWKDWVRFLSFE, encoded by the coding sequence TTGAGCGAGACGAAAAAGGGGCAAGACCCTTCCAAACTGGACGACATGATCGCGCATGCCTATAGCGCCATATTGGATCAGGACCGGTTTGACGAACTGATTTTCCTTGCAGAGGGAAGCATTTCGGATCCGAGGGCACACCGGGAATTGCTCCGGCGCAAGCGGGACATCGAAAGCCATTTCGAAACGGCCGAAAAACTCCTTTCAAGCCTCAAGAACCCCGCGGCAGAGCCCGATCGGCCCGAGGTAACCATCGGTTCGGATCTGTCAGTCAAAAGCGTGAACGACATCGCACAGACCCTTCTGGGATTGAGCCCCGGTGTTTCGCTTGAAGACCTTCCGATCGATGACGATGCGCTCACATTGCTCCGCGATGCCATTACAGGCCGGCTGTCCGATTGGCCCGTCATCCGGATCCCGAACACGGACACGGGAAAGCAGGTGCTTCTGGCCCTTTCCAGGGACGAGACAGAACTGAACAGCGGGACCTGGACCTTGTCGGGTGTGGACCGGATCTGGCGAAACGGAGCCAGCCTCGCGATGCAGAGCCTTTACGGACTGACACCGAGCGAAACCGATGTTCTGTCGCTGCTCGTGAGCGGTTACTCGCCCTCGGAAGTGGCCGACACCCGCAAGAGGTCCGTGGACACTGTTCGCCAGCAGATCAAGTCGATGATCACCAAGACACGGTCACGCGGTACCAGCGAATTGATTGATCTGGCGAGAGCCGTCGCCGCGTCGGCAAGCAGACGTCCTTCAGATCGGCATAGCACCGAGAACTACGCCCGCCTGCAGTTGCAGCTGCGAGACGGGAGGCAACTCGACTATCTCCAACAGGGGGCTCCGGATGGCAAGCCCGTTGTTTTCCTGCATGGTTGCCTTTGCGGAAATCGCATGCCCAACACGGCGGCACGCCACTTCGCCGCCGAAGGAATACGTCTTCTTTCACCTGCACGGCCCTGGCATGGCCGAAGCGACGGGCACGATATCCTGCTCCTGGATCCCAAGCGTTATGCGCATGATCTCAATGACATGCTCGATCAGCTCGACATTCAAAAGGTCTCGCTTGTCGCCTTTGATGTCGGTAGCATCTTTGCGCTTCTCTGCCTGCCGGAATTGCAAAAACGTATCTCTGAGGTCCTGTGCGTTTCAGCGCAGCCGCCCATGCGGACATTGCAGGATTTTGCCAGCGCACCGCCGCAGCAGAAGCTGTTTGCTATCCTGCCGCGCGTTTCCGTTTCGCTGTTGAGCTACATGGCAAAGCTGGGGGACAAACGTCTGAAGCGCGACGGCCCGGGCGGTTTCGCGCAAACGGTGTTCGGCGGAGCACCAGCGGATCTGGACGCGTGCCGGGATCCGCATCTGCTCGATCTCTTCTGGCAGGGTCACTTGTTCCATGTGGAAGAGGGTTCAGAGAGTTTCATCAATGACTGCCGTTTCGTTGCGTCGGATTGGGAACGCCAGCTAACGCCGACCGAAGTACCGATCCACTTTGTTCATGGGACGCAGAACCGGTCGATCCGGCCTGAAAGGATCCTGGCGTTTGCAGAACGGTTGAATGCCCGCGTGACCCTTGTGGAGAATGCGGGGCACAGTCTTCCGTTCAGTCACTGGAAGGACTGGGTCCGCTTTCTTTCATTCGAATGA
- a CDS encoding helix-turn-helix transcriptional regulator has protein sequence MQVIAPAGMELEPLTVRECECLRELAQGERPQRIAATLGIAPITVDFHIRNARRKLGARTREHAIAIALSHGLLSKVSLNTCLKLKTAV, from the coding sequence TTGCAAGTCATTGCTCCTGCTGGAATGGAACTTGAACCGCTTACGGTGCGCGAGTGCGAATGTCTCCGGGAGCTGGCGCAGGGAGAGCGCCCTCAAAGGATCGCAGCAACCCTCGGTATCGCGCCGATCACCGTCGACTTTCATATCCGAAATGCCCGGCGCAAACTCGGAGCCAGAACCCGTGAACACGCCATAGCAATTGCCCTGTCGCACGGGTTGCTCAGTAAAGTGTCCTTGAACACCTGTCTGAAACTCAAGACAGCCGTGTGA
- a CDS encoding Gfo/Idh/MocA family oxidoreductase: MRWALIGASRIASGYVIDAIRAQEGADIQSVLSTDLGRGTSFAKNNGIPEALTDLDMLLADDTVDAVYISTTNEKHHPQAMAAIAAGKHVLCEKPLAMTLEDAVEMVRAAREKGVVFATNHHLRNAGSHLAIRELIASGRIGKVLSARVFHAVNLPEHLRGWRINDAAAGGGVIPDIVVHDADSIRFHLSEDPVDVVAKAGTSGMGEGVEDSVMSVWSMPSGAMVQTHESFTHGFAGTGIEFHGTEGSIFARNVMTQEPVGEIRLVDQSGESPVTFQAHNLYHRALGLFTNAVRGNGSPSADGVDGIKSLAVAHAVRQAAQSGSAVRVDYGGF; this comes from the coding sequence ATGCGTTGGGCCCTGATCGGTGCGAGCAGAATTGCGTCGGGTTATGTGATTGATGCGATCCGTGCACAGGAAGGTGCCGACATTCAGTCCGTCCTGAGTACGGATCTTGGCCGGGGCACCTCCTTTGCAAAAAACAACGGCATTCCCGAAGCCTTGACGGATCTCGACATGCTGCTCGCGGACGACACGGTCGACGCGGTCTACATCTCGACGACAAACGAAAAACACCATCCGCAAGCGATGGCCGCCATCGCCGCCGGCAAACATGTCCTGTGCGAAAAACCGCTGGCCATGACACTTGAAGATGCAGTCGAGATGGTTCGGGCAGCACGTGAAAAGGGCGTTGTTTTCGCGACCAACCATCATCTGCGCAATGCCGGCTCACATCTTGCGATACGGGAACTCATCGCATCCGGACGGATCGGCAAGGTCCTGAGTGCACGCGTTTTTCATGCGGTCAATCTTCCAGAACACCTTCGCGGCTGGCGCATCAATGATGCGGCTGCCGGTGGCGGTGTCATCCCCGACATCGTCGTGCATGACGCCGACTCGATCCGCTTCCACCTCTCCGAGGATCCTGTGGATGTGGTGGCGAAAGCCGGAACATCGGGGATGGGTGAAGGTGTTGAAGACAGCGTCATGTCTGTCTGGTCGATGCCGTCCGGCGCAATGGTCCAGACCCATGAGAGCTTCACGCACGGTTTTGCCGGTACCGGGATCGAATTTCACGGCACTGAAGGTTCGATCTTCGCACGGAACGTCATGACGCAGGAGCCGGTCGGCGAAATCAGGCTCGTCGACCAAAGCGGCGAAAGCCCGGTGACCTTCCAGGCTCACAACCTCTACCACCGTGCTCTTGGCCTTTTCACGAATGCCGTTCGCGGGAACGGTTCACCGTCAGCTGACGGCGTAGACGGCATCAAGTCGCTCGCAGTCGCACATGCCGTGCGCCAGGCGGCGCAGTCCGGTTCGGCGGTTCGTGTCGACTACGGAGGGTTTTGA
- a CDS encoding CoA-transferase — protein sequence MSSKIVSAQDAVSRINDGDVVTVSSSSGLGCPDKVLEAIGSRFDTEGHPRNLTTLHPIAAGDMYGIKGIDHIAKDGLLSTIIAGSYPSGPSSLPMPEIWKMLVENRVAAYNVPSGILFDMHRDVAARRPGVMTKVGLDTFVDPVREGCAMNDVAAGKPIVSRLDLGGETWLHFPNIVPNVAIIRATTADERGNLTYEHEGAYLGGLEQAIAVRNHGGLVIAQVKRVTASGSLRPHNVRVPGHLVDLVVVDPDQRQTTETNYDPAISGQIMRPWSSFTLSEHGVEKVVARRAAMELKSGQTANLGFGISAMVPRVLLEAGQEQAVTWAIEQGATGGMPLTGFAFGCASNADAYMPSPQQFTYFQGGGFDVSFLSFLEIDLEGNVNVSKLGKKPYLTAGCGGFVDITANAGKIVFSGLFEAGADLSLTDDRLTVKSPGKFTKMVDEVEHVTFSGRRARELGQEVLYVTERCVIQLTDSGLLATEVMPGIDPQRDIVDASHGRVRLANDLAEMPAALLRDAPMELRL from the coding sequence ATGTCTTCCAAGATTGTTTCGGCCCAGGACGCCGTCTCGCGGATCAACGACGGTGATGTTGTCACCGTTTCGTCTTCCTCCGGCCTCGGGTGCCCCGACAAGGTCCTTGAAGCCATCGGCTCAAGGTTCGACACGGAAGGGCACCCGAGGAACCTTACGACGCTGCATCCGATTGCTGCCGGCGACATGTACGGCATCAAGGGCATTGACCACATCGCCAAGGACGGGCTCCTGTCCACGATCATTGCCGGTTCTTATCCCTCCGGCCCGTCTTCGCTGCCGATGCCTGAGATCTGGAAGATGCTCGTCGAGAACCGCGTCGCAGCCTACAACGTGCCGTCCGGAATCCTCTTCGACATGCACCGGGACGTTGCCGCACGTCGGCCTGGTGTCATGACGAAAGTCGGATTGGACACGTTCGTCGACCCGGTGCGCGAAGGCTGCGCCATGAATGACGTGGCAGCAGGCAAACCGATCGTTTCAAGGCTCGACCTTGGTGGCGAAACCTGGTTGCATTTTCCGAATATCGTGCCGAATGTCGCCATCATCCGGGCAACGACGGCGGACGAGCGCGGCAACCTGACCTACGAACACGAAGGGGCGTATCTCGGAGGTCTGGAACAGGCAATCGCGGTGCGCAACCACGGCGGTCTTGTAATCGCGCAGGTCAAGCGCGTGACTGCCTCCGGGTCCTTGCGCCCGCATAATGTCCGGGTCCCCGGGCACCTGGTTGATTTGGTCGTTGTTGACCCGGACCAGCGCCAAACCACGGAAACGAACTACGATCCCGCGATCTCAGGCCAGATCATGCGCCCGTGGTCCAGCTTTACGTTGTCTGAACATGGCGTGGAGAAGGTGGTTGCGCGTAGGGCAGCGATGGAATTGAAATCGGGTCAGACCGCAAATCTTGGCTTCGGCATTTCGGCAATGGTCCCGCGTGTCCTTCTGGAGGCCGGACAGGAACAGGCTGTGACCTGGGCCATCGAGCAGGGCGCCACAGGCGGCATGCCGCTCACCGGATTTGCCTTCGGCTGTGCGTCCAATGCCGATGCCTACATGCCCTCGCCTCAGCAGTTCACCTACTTTCAGGGCGGTGGCTTCGACGTTTCGTTCCTCTCCTTCCTGGAAATCGACCTTGAAGGCAATGTCAACGTCTCCAAACTCGGCAAGAAACCCTATTTGACGGCCGGTTGCGGCGGCTTCGTCGACATCACGGCAAATGCCGGAAAGATCGTCTTCTCCGGCCTGTTCGAGGCTGGTGCAGACCTCTCCCTGACCGATGACAGGCTGACCGTGAAGTCGCCCGGCAAGTTCACCAAAATGGTGGATGAGGTCGAACATGTCACCTTCTCCGGACGCCGCGCACGCGAGCTCGGCCAGGAGGTGCTCTACGTTACCGAACGCTGTGTCATCCAGCTGACCGACAGCGGCCTGCTGGCAACCGAAGTCATGCCCGGCATCGATCCGCAAAGAGACATTGTCGATGCCTCTCATGGACGCGTGAGATTGGCCAACGACCTGGCCGAGATGCCGGCGGCTCTGCTGCGCGATGCTCCGATGGAGTTGCGCCTGTGA
- a CDS encoding enoyl-CoA hydratase/isomerase family protein — protein MSALHLIRHGPIAEIRLDNPAKLNAFTSEMLSALEQHCAEVEKDPAINAVVISAEDSKAFCAGADILAWSELEPFEFARHWVREGHRIFDRVARLAKPTVAAIGAHAFGGGLEFAATADIRVMAPQATLALPEASVGIVPGWSGTQRLIRLLGEPIVKEIALFGRRISAERAFAAGFAAEISDDPRAKAFELAEGLAGKSPRAVEVAKYMIHAAVGEDTNAMIEALGAGMISPTADRTEGVAAFREKRKPEFPGN, from the coding sequence GTGAGTGCACTCCACCTCATACGCCACGGCCCGATCGCCGAAATTCGCCTCGACAACCCGGCGAAGCTCAACGCCTTTACAAGCGAGATGTTGAGCGCCCTCGAGCAGCATTGCGCGGAGGTCGAAAAGGACCCAGCCATCAACGCTGTCGTGATCAGTGCGGAAGACAGCAAGGCCTTTTGTGCCGGTGCGGATATTCTCGCCTGGTCGGAACTCGAGCCGTTTGAGTTTGCCAGGCACTGGGTGCGCGAAGGCCACCGCATTTTCGATCGTGTTGCGCGTCTGGCGAAGCCGACTGTTGCCGCCATCGGCGCACATGCATTTGGCGGCGGGCTTGAGTTTGCCGCAACCGCCGACATCCGCGTCATGGCGCCTCAAGCTACTTTGGCGTTGCCGGAAGCCTCTGTCGGCATTGTGCCCGGCTGGTCGGGTACGCAGCGCCTGATCCGGCTCCTCGGCGAACCGATCGTGAAGGAAATAGCCCTGTTCGGCCGCCGGATTTCAGCGGAACGCGCATTTGCCGCAGGTTTCGCCGCTGAGATTTCCGATGATCCCAGGGCCAAGGCGTTCGAACTCGCCGAAGGTCTCGCGGGAAAGTCGCCGCGCGCGGTCGAAGTCGCCAAATATATGATCCACGCAGCAGTCGGTGAAGATACGAACGCCATGATCGAAGCGCTTGGCGCCGGCATGATTTCGCCCACCGCAGACCGAACCGAGGGCGTCGCCGCCTTTCGCGAAAAACGCAAACCGGAATTCCCTGGGAACTAG